From Fusarium fujikuroi IMI 58289 draft genome, chromosome FFUJ_chr07, a single genomic window includes:
- a CDS encoding hyp1-like protein translates to MGNFISWLEDNLPAPDTSNSGGARGTQPQSLSGMVSTLVPVLIVSGVYLVVFLVFRKSNRRFYAPRTYLGSLREHERSPPLPSGLFNWIGAFWKLPDAYALQHQSLDAYLFIRFLRICCTICFVSLCLTWPVLFPVNATGGNGKKQLEILSYANVNIDDSTQRNRLYAHCFIAWLVYGFVIYTIMRECIFYISVRQAFLLTPQYAKRISSRTVLFTSVPKEYLDEARIRTLFNDSVKNVWIPGDTKDLDKIIEERDDAAMKLEKGEVKLLKLCNKERIKSMKKSGTEAEKTASAPSDPESGDLAARFIPPKKRPTHRTGPLGLIGKKVDTIEWGREELKTLIPKADNAQADWLAGNYEKHSAVFVEFYTQSDAQAAFQTTTHHHALHMAPRHIGVKPDEIVWKSLNFPWWQVIIRRYVVYAIIAVLIIFWAVPVAIVGIIAQVDTIKTLPGLTWIQDIPSVILGVVSGLLPSVALSILMSLVPVFMRLCARQAGCVSISQAELFTQNAYFVFQVIQVFLVQTLANSFVSSIATIVKEPSQVFSMLSSSIPTASNFYISYFIVQGLTIAVGVLTQVVGCIIFNLLYKFLTSTPRSMYNKWTTLSALTWGSLMPVYTNIAVISIVYAVIAPVMLFWSTIGMGLFYLAYRYNILFVTETKIDTRGLIYPRALKQLFVGVYLAEICLVGMFIISKAAGPAVLMAAFLVFTILFHISLAKALNPLLYSLPRSLEVEEERIQRSLQGSELEDGHVQNGEGAASNGASNGAGKSSGIGKFVPGGTDSVQKKGNFFSRWLKPWIYADYATMRQLVPHERNMGLEYPEEVERDAYFPPSVTSETPILWIPADPAGISKQEVLNTSKVIPISDEGCTLNDKNHIEWDTEGARPPIWSEKIYY, encoded by the exons ATGGGAAATTTCATCAGTTGGTTGGAGGATAACCTCCCCGCCCCCGACACGAGCAACTCGGGCGGTGCCAGAGGAACGCAGCCTCAATCCCTTTCGG GCATGGTTTCGACTCTCGTTCCCGTGCTCATAGTATCGGGGGTCTACCTCGTCGTTTTCCTTGTCTTTCGTAAGTCCAATAGGCGATTCTATGCGCCTAGGACGTATCTGGGCTCCTTGCGTGAGCA TGAACGGAGTCCCCCGCTACCTAGCGGTTTATTCAACTGGATTGGAGCTTTTTGGAAGCTTCCCGATGCCTACGCTCTTCAGCACCAGAGTCTCGATGCATACCTCTTCATTCGATTCCTTCGCATTTGCTGCACCATCTGCTTCGTGAGTCTTTGCCTCACATGGCCTGTTCTCTTCCCAGTCAATGCTACTGGTGGAAACGgaaagaagcagcttgaGATTCTCTCATACGCCAATGTCAACATTGATGATTCGACTCAGAGGAACAGGCTCTACGCCCACTGCTTCATTGCCTGGCTCGTTTATGGCTTTGTCATCTACACCATCATGCGCGAGTGCATCTTCTACATCAGTGTGCGACAGGCTTTCCTTCTTACTCCCCAGTATGCCAAGCGCATCTCATCCCGCACTGTTCTCTTCACTTCTGTCCCCAAGGAGTATCTCGATGAGGCCCGCATTCGCACTCTCTTCAACGACTCAGTCAAGAATGTTTGGATCCCCGGTGAcaccaaggaccttgacaagatcatcgagGAGCGCGACGATGCCGCcatgaagctggagaagggtgaggtcaagctcctcaagctttGTAACAAGGAACGCATCAAGTCCATGAAGAAGTCGGGCACCGAAGCCGAGAAGACTGCCTCTGCCCCATCTGACCCAGAGTCCGGGGACCTCGCTGCCCGCTTCATCCCCCCTAAGAAGCGACCTACACACCGTACTGGCCCTCTGGGACTTATCGGCAAGAAGGTTGATACTATTGAATGGGGCCGTGAGGAATTGAAGACCCTCATCCCCAAGGCCGACAATGCGCAGGCTGACTGGCTCGCTGGCAACTATGAGAAGCACTCTGCTGTGTTCGTCGAGTTCTACACGCAATCTGATGCCCAGGCTGCTTTCCAGACTACCACTCACCACCACGCCCTCCACATGGCTCCTCGTCACATTGGTGTCAAGCCTGATGAGATTGTCTGGAAGAGCCTGAACTTCCCCTGGTGGCAGGTTATCATTCGCCGATATGTCGTCTACGCCATCATTGCtgttctcatcatcttctgggCTGTTCCTGTTGCCATTGTTGGTATTATTGCTCAAGTCGACACTATCAAGACTCTTCCTGGTCTTACTTGGATCCAGGATATTCCCTCGGtcattcttggtgttgtctCTGGTCTTCTGCCTTCCGTTGCTCTCTCCATTCTCATGTCATTGGTTCCTGTTTTCATGCGACTCTGTGCCAGGCAGGCTGGTTGTGTTTCTATCTCTCAAGCCGAGCTCTTCACCCAGAACGCATACTTCGTTTTCCAAGTTATCCAGGTCTTCTTGGTTCAGACTCTGGCAAACAGTTTCGTTTCCTCAATCGCGACAATTGTCAAGGAGCCTAGTCAGGTCTTCAGCATGCTGTCATCTTCCATCCCTACCGCCTCCAACTTCTACATCTCTTACTTCATTGTTCAGGGTCTGACCATCGCCGTCGGCGTCCTGACTCAAGTTGTCGGATGCATCATTTTCAACCTTTTGTACAAGTTCCTGACCAGCACTCCACGATCCATGTACAACAAATGGACTACTCTCAGTGCTCTCACTTGGGGAAGTCTTATGCCCGTCTATACCAACATCGCAGTCATTA GCATCGTCTACGCTGTTATTGCACCCGTCATGCTCTTCTGGTCTACTATCGGTATGGGCTTGTTCTACCTTGCCTACCGCTACAACATTCTGTTTGTTaccgagaccaagatcgATACTAGAGGCCTCATCTACCCTCGCGCCCTCAAGCAGCTCTTCGTCGGTGTTTACCTTGCCGAGATCTGCCTTGTCGGCATGTTCATTATCtccaaggctgctggccCTGCTGTCTTGATGGCTGCCTTCCTTGTCTTCACCATCCTGTTCCACATCTCCCTTGCCAAGGCTCTTAACCCCCTTCTCTACAGCCTGCCTCGCtctcttgaggttgaggaggagcgAATTCAGCGAAGCCTTCAAGGCTCAGAGTTGGAGGACGGACATGTCCAGAATGGAGAGGGTGCCGCTTCCAACGGTGCCTCCAACGGCGCTGGCAAGAGTAGCGGTATTGGCAAGTTCGTGCCTGGCGGTACTGACAGTGTTCAAAAGAAGGGTaacttcttctccaggtGGCTCAAGCCCTGGATCTATGCTGATTACGCAACTATGCGCCAGTTGGTGCCTCATGAGCGTAACATGGGACTCGAGTATcctgaagaagtcgagcGTGACGCTTACTTCCCACCTTCAGTCACAAGCGAGACACCTATCCTCTGGATCCCTGCCGACCCCGCTGGTATTTCCAAGCAGGAGGTGCTCAACACGAGCAAGGTGATTCCCATCTCAGATGAGGGTTGCACTCTCAATGACAAGAACCACATCGAGTGGGACACTGAGGGAGCACGACCTCCTATCTGGAGCGAGAAGATTTACTACTAA
- a CDS encoding related to translation initiation factor eIF-2B alpha subunit has protein sequence MATVDTAAATPAEQPQASSTSDFDIVETYRGLLASDPYLTKPVAAIESLIALLNAHPSTTVFEILDTVKAHSDRLKASVANPVPLSAGTDLFLQYLVSSLRQQDGSFEAVRQHLLRNGRLFAQRANAAREGIADSGWRLIHEGQCILTHGASRSVVGILERAVQNLGAAKFKVIYVREETRVEESDRIVRELRSKGIPVAEIAEASVAYVMGLLRQVDMVIVGAEAVTSNGGIISRMGTLQLSKLAAQAGLPFYVAAETHKFARKFVMDQRDIGFKQEILDFSVDNKSKDIVDAVDFTPPDLISKLITENGIKLPGYVFEQLLDIYGSLNG, from the exons ATGGCCACGGTCGACACCGCAG CCGCTACCCCGGCTGAGCAACCTCAAgcttcctcaacttcagATTTCGA TATCGTCGAAACTTACCGCGGCCTTCTTGCCTCAGACCCGTACCTCACTAAGCCCGTCGCCGCCATCGAGTCCCTAATCGCTCTTCTCAACGCCCACCCTTCCACCACTGTTTTCGAGATTCTTGACACCGTCAAAGCGCACTCCGATCGTCTCAAAGCCTCCGTAGCGAACCCCGTACCCCTTTCCGCCGGAACAGACCTCTTTCTTCAGTAcctcgtctcgtctcttcGTCAACAGGACGGCAGCTTTGAGGCCGTGAGGCAACATCTTCTCCGAAACGGTCGCCTATTTGCCCAGCGTGCTAATGCCGCGCGAGAAGGCATTGCAGACTCAGGATGGAGGCTGATTCATGAGGGCCAATGTATTCTCACACACGGTGCCTCGCGATCAGTTGTTGGGATTCTGGAGCGTGCGGTGCAGAACCTCGGTgcagccaagttcaaggttaTCTACGTGCGAGAGGAAACCCGCGTTGAGGAGAGTGATCGCATAGTGCGTGAGCTTCGCTCAAAGGGTATTCCTGTCGCCGAGATCGCAGAGGCGTCAGTGGCTTATGTCATGGGCCTTCTCCGCCAGGTCGATATGGTGATTGTGGGCGCGGAAGCTGTCACATCCAACGGCGGTATTATCTCTCGAATGGGTACTCTTCAGCTTTCTAAGCTGGCTGCTCAAGCTGGCCTTCCGTTTTACGTTGCTGCCGAGACACACAAGTTTGCGCGCAAATTTGTCATGGATCAACGGGATATTGGCTTTAAGCAGGAAATCCTGGACTTCAGTGTTGATAACAAGAGTAAGGATATAGTCGACGCTGTCGACTTTACT CCCCCTGACCTCATTTCCAAACTCATCACAGAGAATGGGATTAAGCTTCCTGGCTATGTGTTTGagcagcttctcgatatctATGGTAGTCTCAACGGTTGA
- a CDS encoding related to adaptin ear-binding coat-associated protein 1: MELLDPATGAALPNDAIQRILFVANAVHVYNIPPLTSTKGYSASTWTAEPQRHIFTARLRVVETAYESESSTNKLKVDAVLEDASSGQLFAAAPYTAPGVVEPVLDSSRFFAVTVRDPQGRKAILGIGFEERSEAFDLSIALQEARKALGWEGEQSKPAATKEKEEHRDYSLKDGETITVSFGGSKFGRRKQQDSPSGSGAGGDLQSFALPPPPAGPSSSGGFSLPPPPSANAVKQQKQSAKDLGFDDGQFGEFA, encoded by the coding sequence ATGGAGCTCCTCGATCCCGCGACAGGCGCTGCCCTCCCCAACGACGCCATCCAGCGCATTCTCTTCGTCGCCAACGCCGTCCACGTCTATAACATTCCTCCTCTTACCTCTACAAAGGGCTACTCTGCCAGCACATGGACCGCCGAACCCCAGCGCCATATCTTTACTGCCCGCCTGCGCGTCGTCGAGACAGCCTACGAATCCGAGTCGTCaaccaacaagctcaaagtcGACGCCGTGCTGGAGGATGCTTCATCAGGCCAACTGTTCGCCGCAGCGCCTTATACCGCTCCCGGTGTTGTTGAGCCGGTCCTCGATAGCAGCCGCTTCTTTGCAGTGACAGTGCGCGATCCCCAGGGTAGAAAGGCTATCCTGGGTATTGGTTTCGAGGAGAGAAGCGAGGCATTTGATCTGAGCATTGCGCTTCAGGAGGCGCGAAAGGCGCTAGGCTGGGAGGGCGAACAGAGCAAACCGGCTGCgacaaaggagaaggaggagcatAGAGATTACAGCCtcaaagatggcgagactATTACCGTGAGCTTTGGCGGATCAAAGTTCGGCAGACGCAAACAACAAGATAGCCCATCTGGCTCAGGAGCCGGAGGTGATCTTCAGTCATTTGCGCTACCGCCACCACCTGCTGGACCAAGCTCGTCAGGCGGGTTCTCATTACCACCTCCACCAAGTGCAAACGCTGTaaagcagcagaagcaatCAGCTAAGGATCTTGGATTTGACGACGGGCAGTTTGGAGAGTTTGCTTAA
- a CDS encoding related to TAD2-tRNA-specific adenosine deaminase 2, with protein MPSITTASATPQMVKPTTAKSSSALPSIIDIRGEHVEINLKDQIASMFNPDEGPRKLPTLLLYNEKGLQIFEDITYLDEYYLTNYEIEILKKSSAEIASQIPEGSMVIELGSGNLRKVCLLLQAFEELKKPIQYFALDLSLKELERTLAQVPDFKYVSCHGLHGTYDDGREWLKHPSLMSRSKCIIHLGSSIGNFTRDGAADFLGGFAEVLTPSDSMIVAVDSCSNPAQVYHAYNDSKGVTHQFILNGLRNANDILGEEAFNTDEWKVIGEYVYDVEGGRHQAFLSPTRPTDALGSRVLPHERVEIEQSLKYSEAEKDRLWKLAGLTEMGQWSRGDAYGLHFLQKSSMPFSLIPSLYAAEPLPTVQDWKALWQAWDVVTKDMMPDEELQEKPIKLRNACIFYLGHIPTFLDIQLTKTTGNAPTEPAAYYSIFERGIDPDVDNPEHCHTHSEIPDEWPSVQEIMTYQDRVRSRLQNLYKNGQDKIPRDIGRAIWVGFEHELMHIETLLYMMLQSDRTLPPPHTVQPDFAKLAQQAHESRVSNLWFDIPEQTITLGMDDPEDSTDNSRHFGWDNEKPARQTKVHAFQAQGRAITNEEYAQYLYNSKIKHIPASWSSIPNAHTNGATNGSQTNGNSNGYSNGNGHHASQVPDSFIQDKFVRTVYGLVPLKYALDWPVFASYDELAGCAAWMGGRIPTFEEAKSIYAHVNKQKRAEAEGTLSKTVPAVNGHLVNDGVEETPPSSSSALVKDGSSELFFELTEANVGFRHWHPMPVTSRGNKLAGQSEMGGVWEWTSSPLERHEGFEPMSLYPLYTTDFFDGKHNVVLGGSWATHPRIAGRASFVNWYQRNYPYAWVGARLVRDV; from the exons ATGCCTTCTATTACAACGGCTTCAGCTACCCCTCAAATGGTGAAGCCGACGACAGCCAAATCATCGTCAGCTTTGCCCAGTATTATTGATATCCGTGGTGAACATGTCGAAATCAACCTGAAAGACCAAATTGCTTCCATGTTTAACCCTGACGAGGGCCCAAGGAAGCTTCCAACCCTTCTTCTATACAACGAGAAGGGCCTACAAATATTCGAGGAC ATCACGTATCTGGATGAGTATTACTTGACAAACTATGAGATTGAGATCCTGAAGAAGTCCTCTGCAGAGATCGCCAGTCAGATCCCCGAGGGCTCCATGGTGATTGAGCTGGGAAGCGG AAACCTTCGCAAGGTCTGTCTCCTTCTACAGGCGTTCGAAGAGCTTAAAAAGCCCATTCAGTATTTTGCTCTCGACTTATCTCTCAAAGAGCTTGAACGCACCCTGGCCCAGGTTCCTGACTTCAAATATGTTTCGTGCCACGGCCTTCATGGTACATACGATGATGGGAGGGAATGGCTCAAGCATCCTTCTCTCATGAGCCGCTCAAAGTGCATTATCCACCTCGGCTCCAGTATTG GCAACTTCACCCGGGACGGTGCAGCTGATTTCTTGGGAGGGTTTGCAGAAGTACTCACACCATCTGATTCCATGATCGTTGCTGTAGACTCTTGCAGCAACCCGGCACAGGTCTA TCATGCATACAACG ACTCCAAGGGGGTAACCCATCA ATTCATTCTGAATGGTCTTCGAAACGCCAATGACATCCTTGGTGAAGAGGCCTTCAACACGGATGAGTGGAAGGTGATCGGTGAGTATGTTTATGACGTTGAAGGTGGACGACACCAGGCCTTCCTTTCTCCCACCCGGCCAACAGATGCTCTCGGATCGAGAGTTTTGCCTCATGAGCGCGTAGAGATCGAACAAAGCCTCAAATATTCCGAGGCAGAGAAGGACAGGCTCTGGAAACTTGCAGGCTTGACCGAGATGGGTCAATGGAGCCGGGGAGATGCGTATG GCCTCCATTTTCTGCAAAAGTCCAGTATGCCGTTCAGCCTGATCCCTTCACTCTACGCCGCAGAACCACTGCCAACAGTCCAAGACTGGAAAGCACTTTGGCAAGCATGGGATGTAGTAACCAAGGATATGATGCCGGATGAGGAGCTCCAGGAGAAGCCAATCAAGCTGCGAAATGCATGCATTTTCTACCTTGGTCATATCCCGACCTTCCTCGATATCCAGTTGACAAAAACCACTGGCAATGCCCCGACTGAGCCTGCAGCCTACTACTCAATCTTTGAGCGAGGTATTGATCCTGATGTGGACAATCCTGAGCACTGCCATACTCACTCTGAAATTCCCGATGAATGGCCATCAGTTCAAGAGATCATGACTTACCAAGACAGGGTCAGATCTCGTCTTCAGAACCTGTACAAAAATGGCCAAGACAAGATTCCTCGAGACATTGGCCGAGCTATATGGGTTGGTTTTGAGCATGAGTTGATGCATATCGAGACCCTGCTCTATATGATGCTCCAAAGTGACAGAACGCTTCCACCTCCGCATACGGTACAGCCTGATTTTGCAAAACTGGCTCAGCAAGCACATGAGTCTAGGGTTTCTAACCTATGGTTTGATATACCTGAGCAAACCATCACTCTGGGGATGGATGATCCCGAGGATAGTACTGATAATTCGCGCCATTTTGGCTG GGATAACGAAAAGCCTGCGCGACAGACAAAAGTCCATGCCTTCCAAGCTCAGGGCAGAGCTATCACCAATGAAGAG TATGCCCAATATTTGTACAActccaagatcaagcatATCCCAGCCTCATGGTCTTCCATTCCAAACGCTCACACAAATGGCGCCACTAACGGCAGCCAAACCAATGGAAATTCGAATGGCTACTCTAATGGAAATGGCCACCACGCAAGCCAGGTCCCGGATTCGTTCATCCAGGATAAGTTTGTCAGGACGGTCTATGGTCTAGTTCCTCTCAAGTACGCTCTTGACTGGCCTGTCTTTGCTTCTTACGACGAACTCGCTGGCTGTGCAGCATGGATGGGCGGCCGTATTCCAACTTTCGAAGAAGCTAAGAGCATTTATGCGCATGTCAACAAGCAGAAGAGAGCCGAGGCCGAGGGCACCTTATCAAAGACGGTCCCTGCAGTTAATGG TCACCTTGTCAACGACGGCGTTGAAGAGACCCCGCCATCCAGCTCCTCCGCTTTGGTCAAGGATGGCTCTTCTGAGCTATTCTTTGAACTTACGGAAGCCAACGTTGGTTTCCGTCACTGGCATCCTATGCCAGTAACCTCCCGAGGCAACAAGCTTGCGGGTCAGTCGGAGATGGGCGGCGTCTGGGAATGGACGAGCTCGCCACTTGAGCGACATGAGGGTTTTGAGCCCATGTCGCTCTATCCTCTCTACACGACTGACTTCTTTGATGGCAAGCATAACGTCGTCTTGGGTGGTTCGTGGGCCACACACCCACGCATTGCAGGTCGAGCTAGTTTCGTCAACTGGTATCAGAGGAACTATCCCTACGCATGGGTGGGAGCCAGATTGGTCCGAGATGTTTAG
- a CDS encoding probable pyruvate formate lyase activating enzyme, protein MLSLSRRWAVNAPKSTFIAPKILNRSLHLAPPFLLDDYVPRYMTLSSRDAAKKRSLAYAHLRNCNLCPRECGVNRYEKTGMCLIGEKAKVNTIAPHFGEEPCIQGHNGSGSVFMSGCNMRCIFCQNYDIAHQRNGMDLAPEELGDWYIKLQEVGKVHNINIVTPEHVVPQVALSILHARDQGLTVPIVYNTSSFDSLASLQLMDGLVDIYLADFKVWKPSTSKRLLKTDDYAATARESIKVMHAQVGDLCFTGDGIAKKGLLIRHLVMPGKQDEGAEIMKFLANEVSTDCFINIMEQYHPDAHVGKPKRAKSDGKEEKQEVRYADINRAVDAQEVSSVRKAAEEAGLWRFNDPPGHDGFAI, encoded by the exons atgttgTCATTATCAAGGCGATGGGCTGTTAATGCTCCCAAAAGCACCTTCATAGCTCCCAAGATACTCAATcgctctcttcatcttgcccCCCCGTTCCTCCTTGACGACTATGTTCCACGATATATGACACTCAGTTCCCGCgacgcagccaagaagcgtTCATTGGCGTATGCTCACCTTCGCAATTGTAATCTATGTCCAAGAGAATGTGGCGTAAACAGGTACGAGAAGACAGGCATGTGCCTCATCGGAGAGAAGGCGAAAGTCAATACAATCGCTCCCCACTTTGGTGAAG AACCGTGCATTCAGGGGCACAATGGTAGTGGTTCCGTCTTTATGAGCGGATGTAATATGCGGTGCATCTTTTGCCAGAATTACGATATCGCACACCAGCGAAACGGGATGGACTTGGCCCCTGAGGAATTAGGTGACTGGTACATCAAGCTACAGGAAGTTGGCAAAGTACACAATATCAATATTGTTACGCCTGAGCATGTTGTCCCGCAGGTGGCGTTGAGTATCCTCCATGCTAGGGACCAAGGCCTGACAGTTCCCATCGTTTACAACACATCAAGCTTTGACTCTCTTGCATCCCTGCAGctgatggatggattggtGGATATCTACCTTGCTGACTTCAAGGTGTGGAAGCCAAGCACCTCTAAAAGGCTACTGAAGACCGATGATTACGCTGCAACAGCCAGAGAGAGCATTAAGGTAATGCACGCTCAGGTCGGTGACCTGTGCTTCACCGGGGACGGGATAGCAAAAAAGGGCTTGCTGATTCGCCATCTTGTTATGCCAGGCAAACAGGACGAAGGAGCCGAAATCATGAAGTTCCTCGCAAATGAAGTCTCTACAGATTGCTTTATCAACATCATGGAGCAGTATCACCCAGACGCCCATGTCGGCAAACCAAAGCGAGCAAAGTCAGacggcaaagaagaaaagcagGAGGTCCGATACGCAGACATCAACCGAGCCGTCGATGCCCAGGAAGTCTCCTCAGTCAGGAAAGCCGCAGAAGAGGCTGGGCTATGGCGGTTCAACGACCCACCGGGCCACGATGGGTTTGCAATCTGA
- a CDS encoding related to alcohol oxidase — MLFGNFWLAFLVLFFLPLAESLHVTPDIADEQLRNVYDYIIVGGGTAGLTIANRLSENPAVSVLVLEAGPLDDARNLSIPGGLLPVPGTIGSGGWQKYQWGLTTEPQTYLSNQSVGIPQGKAVGGSSIFNGLCWSRGSVSDYDGWEKLGNQGWSWDDLLPYFKKSETFTFNVEPHDAQELYIVPQSAAHGHNGSVHVSYPQYFYDQSSNVLDGFAELGLPIIGDVNNGTAAGAMILPSSMHPGNQTRFDAREAHFDSASLRYNLHIATNQTVTRLVLDSNSAHNSSQRVMGVEFAPNNKSKARSVSCTREVIVSAGAIFTPTLLQVSGIGPSDVLKSLDISVKIDLPGVGYNLQDHLMVYANYYYRNESYFTSGEITDDVYDDVAEEYIRNRTGPWTAPLINTVAFPSLRPATKDWKQFMDKSLGNNFPSNAPNSVKKGYELTVAAQKTFSRGTVRPSSSSIFDLPKLDPRYCSDPIDCEIIVLGLQMNTKLIQTNAMKELMPEAESAFDTTDHETLMKHGMEKITTERHPSGTAAMMPFELGGVVDPELKVHGTCNLRIADASIMPLIPSAHLQASVYAIAEKAADMIKSAKPDCRTGERLPFPPRSRPTT; from the exons ATGCTTTTTGGAAACTTCTGGTTGGCCTTTCTGGTCCTGTTCTTTCTTCCCTTAGCTGAAAGCCTTCATGTAACCCCAGACATTGCAGATGAACAGCTGCGTAATGTCTACGACTACATCATCGTTGGAGGTGGTACCGCTGGTCTAACCATAGCCAATCGCCTCTCCGAAAACCCAGCAG TTTCAGTCCTGGTTCTCGAAGCTGGTCCTTT GGACGACGCGAGAAATCTTTCGATTCCTGGAGGCCTTCTTCCTGTCCCGGGCACGATCGGGTCAGGTGGATGGCAAAAATACCAATGGGGGCTGACCACTGAGCCCCAGACCTATCTCAGCAATCAGAGTGTGGGAATACCACAGGGAAAGGCTGTTGGTGGCAGTTCCATCTTCAATGGCCTCTGTTGGTCCAGAGGCTCAGTGTCTGATTATGACGGCTGGGAAAAATTGGGTAACCAGGGTTGGTCTTGGGATGACCTACTTCCTTACTTCAAAAAG TCTGAGACGTTCACCTTCAATGTTGAGCCTCATGATGCCCAGGAACTTTACATAGTTCCTCAATCAGCTGCGCATGGACACAATGGCTCAGTGCACGTCTCCTACCCTCAGTACTTCTATGACCAATCAT CCAACGTTCTCGACGGCTTTGCGGAGCTTGGTCTACCCATAATTGGTGATGTGAACAATGGGACAGCCGCAGGGGCCATGATCCTCCCCTCAAGCATGCATCCTGGTAATCAGACGAGGTTCGATGCTAGAGAAGCTCACTTTGACTCGGCATCTTTGAGGTACAATTTGCATATTGCAACCAACCAGACTGTCACACGACTTGTTTTAGATAGTAACAGTGCACACAACTCAAGCCAGAGAGTTATGGGAGTCGAG TTTGCTCCAAACAACAAGTCCAAAGCGAGATCAGTTTCTTGTACCCGAGAGGTAATTGTTTCGGCTGGTGCGATCTTCACTCCCACTCTACTTCAGGTATCGGGAATTGGGCCGTCAGATGTACTCAAGTCACTCGATATTTCGGTCAAGATTGACCTTCCTGGCGTTGGATATAATCTCCAGGATCATCTCATGGTGTACGCCAACTATTACT ATCGCAATGAATCATATTTCACCAGTGGTGAGATAACCGACGACGTGTATGACGACGTTGCCGAGGAATACATACGGAACAGAACAG GTCCTTGGACAGCACCTCTCATAAACACGGTTGCATTCCCGAGTCTTCGACCTGCAACGAAGGACTGGAAACAGTTCATGGACAAGAGTTTGGGTAATAACTTTCCCTCAAATGCCCCCAACTCTGTGAAGAAGGGTTACGAA TTGACTGTCGCTGCTCAAAAGACCTTCTCCCGCGGCACCGTCCgtccctcatcatcttcgatCTTCGATCTGCCAAAACTGGACCCACGATACTGCTCCGACCCGATCGATTGCGAGATTATTGTTCTTGGTCTCCAAATGAACACGAAGCTGATCCAAACCAACGCCATGAAAGAACTCATGCCTGAAGCGGAATCGGCGTTTGATACTACAGATCATGAAACGCTGATGAAGCATGGCATGGAAAAGATCACGACAGAGAGACATCCCTCAGGGacagcagccatgatgccCTTCGAATTAGGAGGAGTTGTTGACCCTGAGCTCAAGGTGCATGGCACATGTAACTTGCGTATTGCTGATGCTAGTATCATGCCCCTGATTCCATCAGCCCATCTACAAGCTAGTGTCTATGCCATTGCTGAGAAG GCAGCAGACATGATTAAATCAGCCAAACCAGATTGTCGTACTGGAGAACGGCTTCCTTTCCCTCCCAGGTCGCGACCAACCACCTGA